One part of the Canis lupus dingo isolate Sandy chromosome 14, ASM325472v2, whole genome shotgun sequence genome encodes these proteins:
- the LMOD2 gene encoding leiomodin-2 codes for MSTFGYRRGLSKYESIDEDELLASLSAEELKELERELEDIEPDHSLPVGLRQKSLTEKTPTGTFSREALMAYWEKESQKLLEKERLGECGKVAEEEDKDESEEELVFTETNSEVSEEVYTEEEDEEDEEDEEHEEHEEREGREGHEGRQGGGEQGTAEKEKSINGTASPGSGSGSGSGSGSGGGGSDNARPQTFRSQIENVHLTNGHGGGNAEPPAAAHPCGNPTAIEETLEKIRNNDPDTTEVNLNNIENIAPQTLARFAAALAANTAVRTFSLANTRADDSAAAAIAEMLRVNRHITSVNVESNFLTGKGVLALMRALQHNTVLTELRFHNQRHILGSQVEMEIVKLLRDNTTLLRLGYHFELPGPRMSMTSLLTRNMDKQRQKRRQEQKQQEGCDGGANLRTKVWQRGTPGSSPYASPRGSPWSSPKLPAKGHSAAAARRPASPAAPPAPPPPPPPPPPQKLPPPPPPPPPPPPPPPEKKLITRNIAEVIRQQESAQRALQNGQKKKKGKKVKKQPNNILKEIKNSLRSVQEKKAEESSRPSTPLRSAHENLMEAIRGSSIKQLRRVEVPEALR; via the exons ATGTCTACCTTTGGCTACAGGAGAGGACTTAGCAAATATGAATCCATCGACGAGGATGAACTTCTGGCTTCCCTGTCAGCTGAGGAGCTGAAGGAGCTAGAGAGGGAGCTGGAAGACATTGAACCCGATCACAGCCTGCCCGTGGGGCTAAGGCAAAAGAGTCTGACCGAGAAAACCCCCACGGGGACGTTCAGCAGAGAGGCACTGATGGCCTATTGGGAAAAGGAGTCCCAAAAACTCCTGGAGAAGGAGAGGCTGGGGGAGTGTGGAAAG GTGGCCGAGGAAGAGGACAAAGATGAGAGCGAGGAGGAGCTGGTGTTCACGGAGACTAACAGCGAGGTTTCCGAGGAGGTGTACAccgaggaggaggacgaggaggacgaggaggacgaGGAGCACGAGGAGCACGAGGAGCGCGAGGGCCGCGAGGGGCACGAGGGGcggcaggggggcggggagcagggaaCAGcggaaaaggagaaaagcatcAACGGAACGGCCAGTCCCGGAAGCGgaagcggcagcggcagcggaaGCGGAAGCGGCGGCGGCGGTTCTGACAACGCCAGGCCACAGACGTTCCGAAGCCAAATAGAGAACGTCCATCTGACCAACGGCCACGGTGGGGGGAACGCGGAGCCCCCGGCGGCCGCTCACCCCTGCGGGAACCCCACGGCGATCGAGGAGACCCTGGAGAAGATCCGGAACAACGACCCCGACACCACGGAGGTCAACCTGAACAACATCGAGAACATCGCGCCGCAGACCCTCGCCCGCTTCGCCGCCGCGCTCGCGGCCAACACGGCGGTGAGGACCTTCAGCCTCGCCAACACGCGCGCCGACGacagcgccgccgccgccatcgCCGAGATGCTGCGGGTCAACCGGCACATCACCAGCGTCAACGTGGAGTCCAACTTCCTCACGGGCAAGGGCGTCCTGGCCCTCATGAGGGCCCTGCAGCACAACACGGTGCTCACCGAGCTGCGCTTCCACAACCAGCGCCACATCCTGGGCAGCCAGGTGGAGATGGAGATCGTCAAGCTGCTCAGGGACAACACGACGCTGCTGAGGCTGGGCTACCACTTCGAGCTCCCGGGACCAAGAATGAGCATGACGAGCCTCCTCACGAGAAATATGGATAAACAGAGGCAGAAACGGAGGCAGGAGCAAAAACAGCAAGAGGGCTGCGACGGGGGAGCCAACCTGAGGACCAAAGTCTGGCAAAGGGGAACCCCTGGCTCTTCACCCTATGCGTCTCCCAGGGGCTCTCCCTGGTCATCCCCCAAACTCCCCGCGAAAGGCcactcggcggcggcggcgaggcggCCTGCGTcccccgcggcgccccccgcgcccccgccgcccccgcccccgccgcccccgcagaagctgccgccgcccccgccgccgcccccgccgccgcccccgccgcccccggagAAGAAACTGATCACGCGAAACATCGCAGAAGTCATCCGACAACAGGAGAGCGCCCAGCGGGCGTTACAGAatggacagaaaaagaaaaaagggaagaaggttAAGAAGCAACCAAACAATATCCTAAAGGAGATCAAAAATTCCCTGAGGTCAGTGCAAGAAAAGAAAGCGGAAGAGAGTTCCCGCCCTTCTACGCCCCTGAGGTCAGCTCACGAGAACCTCATGGAAGCTATTCGGGGAAGCAGCATCAAGCAGCTGAGGCGG GTGGAAGTTCCAGAAGCTCTGCGATAA